The Prosthecobacter fusiformis sequence GGAGCCGGACATCACGCGGATGTAACTGATGACGCCACGATAGGGATCGAAAATGGAATCAAAAACGGAGGCGCGAAGGTAGCCATCACCCGGTTCTTTTGGAGCAGGAACGAAAGCGACGATGGCCTCCAGGATGTCAATGATGCCAATGCCCATCTTGGCACTGGCGGAGACAGCTTCATCCGCAGGAAGTTGAAGGATTTCCTCAAGCTGCTTCTTCACCTTATCCACATCCGCATTCGGCAGGTCGATCTTGTTGATGACGGGGATGACATGCAGGTTTTGCTGCAAGGCCAGATTCAGGTTGGCCACGGTCTGGGCTTCCACACCCTGGCTGGCATCCACCAGCAAAAGAGCGCCTTCACAAGCGGCAAGGGAGCGGCTGACTTCGTAGCTGAAATCCACGTGGCCAGGGGTGTCCAGCAGGTTCAGCTTATAAATCAGGCCGTCTTTGGCCTTGTAGTTCATGCACACCGGGTGGGCCTTGATGGTGATGCCACGCTCACGTTCCAGGTCCATGCTGTCGAGCAACTGGTCCTGCTGCTGACGTTGGGTGATGGTCTGCGTGGCCTCCAGCAGCCGGTCAGACAGCGTGGTCTTACCGTGGTCAATGTGGGCAATGATGGAGAAATTGCGGGTACGTTCGATGGACATCAGGGGATGGTCGGCTGGCGAACCGATACCCTAGCCCCGAGTGGTGAAAGGGTCAAGGTCGGTGCGCGGCTACCGTAGCGGTGGGGGATGGGGAAAGCTGCGAATTTTTCCCCATTTGGGGATGATTGAACTCAATTCGTTGAAAATCAACGAACTGCCATGGGGATAATTGTCCCCATGGAATCCCCATGCGGGGAACGGAGGGGGAAATAAAACCGGGAAGCCTTCATGGAAGGAGATGATTTAAAGAGGTCAAACGGGGCCTGGAGTGAGCACTCCCTAATGGAAAACCCATATGCTGGGATTATCGCTCAGAATGGGCGGTGGCGCAAGGGGACGACCCGCCGGATCCGGCAAAGGTAAAAATTTCCTGATCCTGCGAATAGTGGGCGAGGAGCCTCCGTCTGAAAACTCATCCCAGCGATGTCTGCGAGCTCGTTTGACTTCGCGCACATTGCCCGCACCTTTACCATCGGGCATACCGCCCATTATCCCATGTCTTTTATTGACCGTCTGGAACGCGTCTTCTTCTGGCTCTCTGGAGCCTCTGCCGACAACCTCGAAAGCTGCCCAGCCTGGGAACGGCGGAAGTATGTGGCCTTTGGCGCGACGGTGCTGGTGCCCTGCACGTTTGCCATGATCGCCTGTGCGTATGCGATTTCGACACTGACGAACAATTGGTTCATCATTACGACGATATCGCTGGTGTGGGCCTTCATCATCCTGACGGTGGACCGGGCGCTGCTGGCGACCTACCGGGCCTATCAAAATATTTTTCGCAAGCTAGCCCAGTTCAGCCTGCGCATCGTGGTGGCGGCGCTGATGGGGATCACCATTTCACATCCGCTGACGCTGCTGCTCTTTAAAGATACGATCATCTCCGTGGTGGAAAAGGAACGGCAGCAAGAGATCGAAACGGCACGCAAGCTGGCTGCAGATCAAAAAGCGCTGGTGGAGGCGCGGGTCAAACCGTTGGAAGATCAAATCGCCCAGCAAAGGCAGGCGTGGTCGGGCAGCTTCGAGGCGAAGTTCCTGGATGGCGATGGCAAGCCGATGGAAAAACCCCTGACGGCAGATGAACAAGCGGCCAAGGCGGAACGGGATGCAAGAATCACATCTGCGGTGGCCCCTGGCAAAGAACGCCTGGAGGCCCATGATGCAGAAATGGCCAAGCAGAGTGCGGAGTATCAAAAAATAGCGGGTGAGCTGAACCATTGGCAGACGGAATTCGAGCGGGAGGTGAATGGCCAGCGCAGCGGCATCACCGGACTGGGGCCACGGGCCAAAAGCATCCAGGAAGATCAACTGACGTGGAGGCGGGCTGAATCCGCAAGGCTCAGCGGCGTGATGGAGACAATGACCAAAGATCGCGGAGTATTGCTGGCTGAGATCAAGGCGGCAGAGGACGGTGTGAATGCTGCCCTGGCTGCCAGGGATGCTGAATATGCGGCCAAGGTGAAGGCGGAGGAAACCCGTGTAGCCGCGCTGAAACAGCAGGTGCAGCAGGAGCAGGCGGACCAGTTTGTGGGGCAGCAAAATGCCATCCGTGAGACGCTGAAGATCCAAATTGATGCGCTTTTGGTCCAGCTCAACAGCCTGCATACGGAAATCGCGAGTCTAGCGGAGGATGAGAAGACACGGATCGACGGACTGCGTGCTGAACCGCGCCGGGACATCTTGACACAGACTCTGGCCCTGCATGACCTGTTTGAAAACGGGGCTGAGGGGGGGCGCTTTGCCCTGACGGCTTATTTGGTGCTATCCGCCCTGTTCATGCTGGTGGATACCATCCCCCTGGTGGTGAAGTTTTTCTCCAAGCCGGGACCGTATGACTCCCTGGTGGACTGCGATGAGGTGAAGTATGACCAGCAGCGCATGGCATTCCTGAAGAGCATCGACCGCTATACCAAGCAGCTGGTGGACAGCCCCTTCCTGCACATCACACAGAACCGGCCGCTGGAGCGTGCGCTCATCGAAGGCGTGGACCGCAGCCGGGCCGCGAAGGCCTTTTTGGAACATTTGATGGATCTGGAGCAGGCTTTCCAGGACAAGGTGCGGCTGGAACGCGAGCGGCTGGCCACCACGGGTGGAGTGAGCGGCGCGGCAGACATGCTGGAAGAAATGGCGAGCGCTTTTTACGCAGACCTGCGCCTACGTATGGAATCCTTCTTCAAGGATGACAGTCATGCCGCGCCGGGTACGGCGCGGGCGTAAGGAGAGGCCATGAGTCCCTTTACGAAAGCAGAAAGTAGCGCACGATAACCGCCCCCAATGCAGACAAATTCGTAAATGAGCCTTTTGGAAAGAACTAAAATCCCTTACATTGCACCCCTCGACGGAATTCGGGCAGTGGCCATCTTGGCAGTTCTTGTATTTCATGTTTCACCAGAATTTTTGACTGGTGGCTTTGTCGGAGTGGACATTTTTTTCGCTCTTTCAGGCTATTTAATCACATCCGTGCTTATGTCCGACCTGGACAATGGCCGCTTGTCATTAATAAAATTCTATCAAAGAAGAATACAAAGGCTCCTGCCCAGCATTATTGTCATGCTTTTGGCAGTCTTGCTTCTATGGGTGCAATTTATGCCTCAAAGCGATGCGCGTGCCACGGGCGTCCACGCCTTATGGTCACTCTGCAACCTGTCTAATGTGTACGTATGGAAAGACTTGGGCAATTACTGGGCACCCTCTGCTGTGTGGGCACCGTTGACCCATACATGGTCCCTTGGGATTGAAGAGCAGTTTTACCTCTTCTTCCCATTTTTAATGACAGTGCTCGTCAGATACCAGCGCCACAGGTTGAGTCTATGGCTAGCAACTTTTACTTTAGCAAGTTTTGCAGCGTCCTGGTATGGGAGCAATCATCACCCGGCAGCGGCATTTTATCTTTTGCCAACACGCTGCTGGGAGTTTTTTCTGGGTTCACTGTTGAGCATCAATCAAAACCGTTTCGTTGCGACCCTCCAAAGCTTTAAAACCGGCACACAGACTCTGGCTCATGAATTTCTCAGTGCTCTTGGGCTTGGCATGGTCATTTTGAGCTTCTACATCATCAATGAAAAAACACCGTTTCCTGGCTGGATCAGCTTGGTGCCTGTTTCAGGAACGATCTTGATTATCGCCTCTGCCTTAGCGGGCCGATCTAAAATATCGCGCTTCCTTGCCTGCCCTCCAATGGTTGCGACAGGACGGCTTTCATACTCATTTTATTTGTGGCACTGGCCGTTCATTATTCTTGGGAAAGCCTTAGCAGATAAAAATGAGCTTCCACAGTTAGCTGGTGCCTTTGCTGGATGCATACTGGGATTGATTCTAGCATGGGTAGCACACATCGTTGTTGAGCAACCCCTGCGGCACCGTTCTACTGGTAACAAATGGCGAATTTCGTTAACTGCTGCAGGCTTTAGTGCTGCTGCGTTGTGTGCTTGTCTGATAGCCCTAGCACAACGAACAACTGAGCCAAGAAGTCTTTTCGATATCTCTACTTTTAGCATCAAGCTCTATGATACTGGCCGTGATCCTGAGGCAGGCTTAGCAACTAGCGATCTATTATATGACCTTCATTTTCCAGATGTACCTCAACCAGACCAGGACCTATGGAGAAATGGAGGGATTCAACATTTGCATGGAGACACTCCACCAAAGGTTGTGGTCCTTGGCAGTTCACATGCACTCATGTATTCCAAGGTAATCGATGCCATTTGCCACGATCATCGCGTCTCCGTTGGATTCTTGGGCGCTGGGCTTGGATCCCCCGCCTTTTTTGAAACTCCCGTTAATGGTCATTTTGCTACGTTGGATATAGCGCGGGAATTCGATCGGGCGCGCAGAAAGTGGATTAGTCTCTGGAAGCCTACAACCATTATCGCGATAGACCGCTGGGATACCCGAGCCAAGACCCCTCAAATATTCGAATCAAAATTGAGGCAGTTTCTTCAGGAGTTATGCCCTCTTGCTAATGTGATTATCGTTGCTCAAGTTCCTGTATTGGATGTCGGCCACCACCGGAATTTGCGTGAATTCATCCATTGGCATACAGACGGTTATAAAAAATTCCCTTTGCTTTCGGCTGACATTCATGATGAAACCCGACGAAAGTACATTAAATTAGCGGAATCAGCCAAAGATGATTTTGACAGTCTTTCAATCTTAAGAGCAGACCTACCCTTTTATCATAACGACGGAAGTATCAAGTACTACTCAGGCAGAACGTTTTTTTATGCTGATGACAATCATCTGACAGACGAAGGCAGTGAATCTATTCGATATCTGTTTGAAAAGGCGATTCTTGAAAGCCTTACACAGTAACCTAAAAACTTTACAGTCCACGAATAGGCGCACACCTCCTGGAAGGACAAATTCCACAACAAAAGGAAGGTAGTCAGGGAAGCCCTGCGTTTTTCCCGATGGCATAATGCTCATCTCCAAGCGATAAAGAGGGTATGCGCTCCGACTTTCATCGCAAGCCTACGGGCTCCCGCACACCGCCACGTCCCGGCCCCCGCCCGCCGCAGGGTAAGGGCGCACCGGCGGGACCGCGCCCGGACCGTAGCCAGGGTGGGACTTCCTGGGAGAAATCTGCCGACTGGTATGACAGGATCCTTGGAGAGCGCGGGTCTGAGCTTTATCAGGCGGTGGTGATCCCGCAATCCCTGGCGCTGCTACAGCCGCAGAAGGGGGAGCACATCCTGGACCTGGGCTGTGGACAGGGTGTCTTTTCCCGAGCACTGGCAGACAAAGGGGCAAAGGTGACGGGTGTGGATGCTGCGCCGACACTCATCGCCAAGGCACGCACTTACCAGAGCCGCACGCCCATCCGCTATTATGACCGCGATGCAGCAGAACTGACCGGGCTGGGTGAATTCGATGCGGCCTCGGCCATTCTTTGCCTGCAAAACATGGAGCACCTGGATACGGTCATCGCCGCGACGGCCACGGTTTTAAAACCGGGTGGGAGAATGCTGTGGGTGCTGAATCACCCGGCCTTCCGCATCCCGCGCCAGTCCTCCTGGGGCAATGAGGAGGAGAGGAAGATCCAGTACCGGCGGGTGGATGCCTATAGCAGCACGCTGGGTATCCCCATCCTGATGCATCCTGGCAAGGCGGATAGCGAAAGCACCGTGAGCTTTCACCGCAGCTTTGAGACACTGACATCCTCCGGCTTCAAGGCGGGGCTGTCCATGGTGGGGCTAGGGGAATGGTATTCGCACAAAGAAAGCCAGCCAGGGCCGCGCGCCCGGGCGGAAAACCGTGCTAGAAAAGAGTTTCCACTTTTCCTGGCCATGTTGTGGAAAAAGTAGGCGTCACATCTGCATCCAATCCGGCTAGAATCCTCCCGATGAAATACTTTGCTCCCGTTTGTGCCCTGGGTCTGATCCTGGCCGCCTGTGCCAGCAAGCCTGCACCTGAAAAGCCCGTCGAGGCACTGGCGGGCCGTGATTACTTCGTGATGTATGTGAAGCCGATCCTGGAGACGCAGTGTCTGCGCTGCCATCAGGGGGCGAATCCGCCGGCGGGACTCTCGCTGGTACAACGAAGCGGAGCCTATGCACCGCGCAAGCGTGACCGGGCCTTCATCGTGCCGGGAGATCCAGATGCGAGCCTGCTGCTGAGGGCGGTGAGCCGGGAGGGGACACACCCGCTGACCATGCCACGGCTAGACATCACCCTAACCGATGATGATATCGGCGCGCTGCATGAATGGATCGAGGACGGAGCCTACTGGCCGGACAATCCAGACGGGTTTTTACAGCCCCGATACAACATCGAAAATCCCTGATTTTACAAGGGATCCAGCACAGTGTAGCCGGACTGATACATTTCTGACCTGGACTGTGATGCCTTACCTTTTTGAGGGGCTGTCACAAAAATACCCACATGAGAGAGTTTGCGCGTAGCAGGGCCACTGGATGCTAGACATGGTGACATTGTCCTAACCAACCAAATTTCCCATGGGCAAAGAATACGACACTACTCCGACAACCGTCCCGCACGTGGCGACCCAATATCGCACCATCTGCACACCGGTCCCCCACCCTGATTCCATCCAGCACATCGAGCGGAGCCGCAAGTATGAACCTCTGTCCATGCGCGGCATGCCGCCCATCGTGTGGGACCGGGCGGAAGACATCTTCGTTTATGACAAGTACGGCAACCGGTGGCTGGACTGGAGCAGCGGTGTGCTAGTGACGAACTGCGGGCATGGCGTGCCCGAAGTGCGCCAGGCCATCATCGACCAAGTGAACAGCGGGCTGATCCACAACTACGTCTTCCCAAGTGAGGAAAGGCCGGAGCTGTGCGAACTGATCGCCAGTGTCTCGCCCGAGCCTTTAAAGAAAGTCTTCCTGCTGAGCACGGGCAGCGAAGCTACAGAATGCGCCATCAAACTGAGCCGGGCGCATGGCATCGCGGTAGGTGGACGGGAAAAGATCGGCATCATTGGCTTTGAACGTGGGTATCATGGCCGCACACTGGCCTCCCAGCAGGCTGGGGGCATGGCAGGCCAGAAGACCTGGATCGTGAACATGGACCCGGCCATTATCAATGTGCCATTCCCGGACGGATACTGGGACGAAAACAGCAGCTTTGACGGCTTCCTTGAGGCGGTGGAAGAAAGCGGCATGAAGCCGAGCCAAATCGCGGGCGTGATCATGGAAAGCTATCAGGGTGTGGGGCCTGACTTCGCGCCGGTGGAGTATATCGAAAAACTGCGCGCCTGGTGCACGGAGCATGATGTGGTGCTGACCTTTGACGAAGTGCAGTCCGGCTTTGGCCGCACGGGCAAGTTTTGGGCCTTCGAGCATTACGGTGTGGTGCCGGATCTGATCTGCTGCGGCAAGGGCATTTCATCATCCCTGCCACTGGCGGCAGTGATCGGCAGACAGGACATCATGGACCAGTTTCCACCAGGATCGATGACCAGCACGCACTCGGGCAACCCGGTGTGCTGCGCAGCGGCGCTGGCGAACATCCGCAAGCTGCTGGATGAAGACCTAACAGGCAATGCGGCAAGGCTGGGACCGGTGCTGCTGAAGGCTTGCCAGGAAATCCAGGCGAAGCATCCTGAAGTGATCGGCAATGTGACCGGCGCGGGGTTAGTGGCCGGTTTGCAAACGGTGAAACGTGGAACGAAGCAGCCGGACCATGATCTGGCGCATCGTGTCATCGAGCTGTGCTACCAGAAGGGGCTGCTGTTCTTCGCACCCGTGGGTGCATGGGGGCAGACGGTGAAAATTTGCCCGCCTCTGACCATTCCGCTGGAGGCGCTGCAAGAAGGCATCGCCGTGCTGGAGGAAGCCTTCGACGAGGCGGTGGCTGAAATGTACGAGGAAGCAGAGGTGGAAACCTTTGACGAAAATCTGGCGGAGCTGGTGGCGTAAGCAGCCGGTTTTGTCTCTGAAAAAAGCTCCATGGCCTCGCGGTCGTGGGGCTTTTTTATGGGGGGCTATTTGCTCCGCTCCAGGACGATGCGGAAGCTGATGGTCGGCCGACGTGTATCGATGGCGATAGGAATGCGGACGGAGGAGAGGAGCTCATCCGGATTGAAGGTCTGCCAGTTGCCACCGCGAACCGTGCCAAGGAGCTTTTTGCTCTTGGGGACCGATTTGGCACCGGGTTCATAATCGGTATCCACCCATTCGGAGGCATTGCCGCCGAGACCGGAGATGCCGCGTTCGTTGGGGAGGAAGGCTCCCACGGCACCTAATTGAGGGAAGCGGTCTTCATAACCTGGGATGAAACCTTCGATGCTGGTCCTGCGCCCGGCATTCGTATCCGCCAAGTTTTCGCTATTGGGTGGAGGTGGCCAGTCGAAGCCCCAGGGGTAAATGCCACGGATACGGCCATTGCGCTCCGCCGGGGTGGCTCCGCGTTCCAGGGGCAGGCCGACGGCGCGGCTCCATTCTTCATCCGTGGGCAGACGATAACGGTCCTTGGGGCCAATGAGCCCGGCATTGCGTTCGCGCTCTGTCAGCCAGGCGCAGAAGGCGCGAGCCTCTTCACGATCTATACCGACGATGGGCTGGGTGCCGCCACGGCCATCATTATCTATATTCCCCGGACGGCGGGCGTTGGTGGCTTTGACATACTCCAGGTAATCACGTCGGCGGGTTTCTACGGAGGCGATCATCACATCCCCCAAAGGCACGAGGCGCAGGCCGAGGCCGTTGGCTTTCCATTCACGACCAAAGGTGACGGCCTGGCGAGTTTGCATGTCCGAAAAGAGCTCCAGCAGAGCACCGGATTTTACCTCGCCCTCCAGGACGACATCAGAAAAGCCTTCTTCCCGGAGTTCAAACTCCACGGACCCACTGCGCACGCGGGGGAGTTCCAGGGGGGTATAGCCGAGGAATTCGTCATGCTGAAAGACGCGGACTTTTTCTGGAGTGGTGCGAATGACGACGCTGCCATAGGTCTGGCGCTCCACCCGGAGATGGAAGGCCTGCCAGTCTTTTTCATCATTGCCAGCCGTGGCTTCACTGTCGCGATCCTCCGGCATGTCTTCACTGCCTGTATTGCCGCTTTCCACGTAATAGAAAGGTTCCACCTCATAATGATGCTCCTGGCTGAGGGCACCTGCGGCACGGTCCGCATCGGTCATCCAAAAGCGGAAGGCCTCCGCATCGCCGACGGGCACGACCACGAAATAAGAGGCGTCTTTGCCATTATCGGCAAGGGAAGCGCGGACGACTTTTCCTTCGAAAGAACGGCCGGTGGCCTCCAGGAAGCGCTTGAAGAATTTGATCTCCACGGGCTGCTCGCTGAGGTGTCCGCTCTGGGCAGGTTTAAAGGCGATGCCAAGGCTATTGGTCCAGCGCTCTCCAGGCTGGGGCAGGCGGGTGGCCTCCATTTTCAAATCGTATTCCGCAGGACGGCTGCGGCTGGCGCTGTGCTCAATCTCCAACTGCTTATGACCGGGCAGGCGAAGCTGATAAATGACAGGAACGCCTTCTTCAGGATTCAGTGCCAATGGGGTGACGCCCACCTTGTCCTCACCTGAAAAAACATCGGCTCCCGCGGGCACCGTTTTAATGGTGAGCATAGGCAGACTTTTTTGCACTTCCAGGACCGGGGCGGCATTGCGCTGGGCGAGCCACATGCCAAAACCAACGGCCAGGCTGAGGGTGACGGCTCCTGCTGCGGCCCAGTACCAAACGAGGCGACGGGAGGGTAAGGGCTGGCCGCGAAGAGCCAGCGACATTTCATGGGCACTGGTGTAGCGATCCTTCGCCTTCGGGGCACAGGCTGTGCATATGACGCGGTGCAGGCGCTGCCAGACATCCAGCTTATCTCCGCTTTCTGAACAGGAAGGAATGTCTGGAAAATCCAGGCGGTCTTTGCCTGTGCTGG is a genomic window containing:
- a CDS encoding DUF4407 domain-containing protein, whose translation is MSASSFDFAHIARTFTIGHTAHYPMSFIDRLERVFFWLSGASADNLESCPAWERRKYVAFGATVLVPCTFAMIACAYAISTLTNNWFIITTISLVWAFIILTVDRALLATYRAYQNIFRKLAQFSLRIVVAALMGITISHPLTLLLFKDTIISVVEKERQQEIETARKLAADQKALVEARVKPLEDQIAQQRQAWSGSFEAKFLDGDGKPMEKPLTADEQAAKAERDARITSAVAPGKERLEAHDAEMAKQSAEYQKIAGELNHWQTEFEREVNGQRSGITGLGPRAKSIQEDQLTWRRAESARLSGVMETMTKDRGVLLAEIKAAEDGVNAALAARDAEYAAKVKAEETRVAALKQQVQQEQADQFVGQQNAIRETLKIQIDALLVQLNSLHTEIASLAEDEKTRIDGLRAEPRRDILTQTLALHDLFENGAEGGRFALTAYLVLSALFMLVDTIPLVVKFFSKPGPYDSLVDCDEVKYDQQRMAFLKSIDRYTKQLVDSPFLHITQNRPLERALIEGVDRSRAAKAFLEHLMDLEQAFQDKVRLERERLATTGGVSGAADMLEEMASAFYADLRLRMESFFKDDSHAAPGTARA
- a CDS encoding acyltransferase family protein; translation: MSLLERTKIPYIAPLDGIRAVAILAVLVFHVSPEFLTGGFVGVDIFFALSGYLITSVLMSDLDNGRLSLIKFYQRRIQRLLPSIIVMLLAVLLLWVQFMPQSDARATGVHALWSLCNLSNVYVWKDLGNYWAPSAVWAPLTHTWSLGIEEQFYLFFPFLMTVLVRYQRHRLSLWLATFTLASFAASWYGSNHHPAAAFYLLPTRCWEFFLGSLLSINQNRFVATLQSFKTGTQTLAHEFLSALGLGMVILSFYIINEKTPFPGWISLVPVSGTILIIASALAGRSKISRFLACPPMVATGRLSYSFYLWHWPFIILGKALADKNELPQLAGAFAGCILGLILAWVAHIVVEQPLRHRSTGNKWRISLTAAGFSAAALCACLIALAQRTTEPRSLFDISTFSIKLYDTGRDPEAGLATSDLLYDLHFPDVPQPDQDLWRNGGIQHLHGDTPPKVVVLGSSHALMYSKVIDAICHDHRVSVGFLGAGLGSPAFFETPVNGHFATLDIAREFDRARRKWISLWKPTTIIAIDRWDTRAKTPQIFESKLRQFLQELCPLANVIIVAQVPVLDVGHHRNLREFIHWHTDGYKKFPLLSADIHDETRRKYIKLAESAKDDFDSLSILRADLPFYHNDGSIKYYSGRTFFYADDNHLTDEGSESIRYLFEKAILESLTQ
- a CDS encoding class I SAM-dependent methyltransferase — encoded protein: MRSDFHRKPTGSRTPPRPGPRPPQGKGAPAGPRPDRSQGGTSWEKSADWYDRILGERGSELYQAVVIPQSLALLQPQKGEHILDLGCGQGVFSRALADKGAKVTGVDAAPTLIAKARTYQSRTPIRYYDRDAAELTGLGEFDAASAILCLQNMEHLDTVIAATATVLKPGGRMLWVLNHPAFRIPRQSSWGNEEERKIQYRRVDAYSSTLGIPILMHPGKADSESTVSFHRSFETLTSSGFKAGLSMVGLGEWYSHKESQPGPRARAENRARKEFPLFLAMLWKK
- a CDS encoding c-type cytochrome domain-containing protein, with the translated sequence MKYFAPVCALGLILAACASKPAPEKPVEALAGRDYFVMYVKPILETQCLRCHQGANPPAGLSLVQRSGAYAPRKRDRAFIVPGDPDASLLLRAVSREGTHPLTMPRLDITLTDDDIGALHEWIEDGAYWPDNPDGFLQPRYNIENP
- a CDS encoding aspartate aminotransferase family protein → MGKEYDTTPTTVPHVATQYRTICTPVPHPDSIQHIERSRKYEPLSMRGMPPIVWDRAEDIFVYDKYGNRWLDWSSGVLVTNCGHGVPEVRQAIIDQVNSGLIHNYVFPSEERPELCELIASVSPEPLKKVFLLSTGSEATECAIKLSRAHGIAVGGREKIGIIGFERGYHGRTLASQQAGGMAGQKTWIVNMDPAIINVPFPDGYWDENSSFDGFLEAVEESGMKPSQIAGVIMESYQGVGPDFAPVEYIEKLRAWCTEHDVVLTFDEVQSGFGRTGKFWAFEHYGVVPDLICCGKGISSSLPLAAVIGRQDIMDQFPPGSMTSTHSGNPVCCAAALANIRKLLDEDLTGNAARLGPVLLKACQEIQAKHPEVIGNVTGAGLVAGLQTVKRGTKQPDHDLAHRVIELCYQKGLLFFAPVGAWGQTVKICPPLTIPLEALQEGIAVLEEAFDEAVAEMYEEAEVETFDENLAELVA
- a CDS encoding bifunctional serine/threonine-protein kinase/formylglycine-generating enzyme family protein; amino-acid sequence: MTAAPIRTAPEIRDHETLRLIGRGAYGEVWMARSVTGALRAVKVVWREDYDQADSFEREFEAIKRYEPISRRHVGLVPILQVGRSDAQGFYYYVMELADDLEHGRDIQPSTYKSHTLGLQMRREKRIMAERCLQIGSNVAEGLHFLHENKLIHRDVKPSNLIFIDGNCRLADIGLVALLGQRSFVGTEGFVAPEGPGSPESDIFSLGMVLYEASTGKDRLDFPDIPSCSESGDKLDVWQRLHRVICTACAPKAKDRYTSAHEMSLALRGQPLPSRRLVWYWAAAGAVTLSLAVGFGMWLAQRNAAPVLEVQKSLPMLTIKTVPAGADVFSGEDKVGVTPLALNPEEGVPVIYQLRLPGHKQLEIEHSASRSRPAEYDLKMEATRLPQPGERWTNSLGIAFKPAQSGHLSEQPVEIKFFKRFLEATGRSFEGKVVRASLADNGKDASYFVVVPVGDAEAFRFWMTDADRAAGALSQEHHYEVEPFYYVESGNTGSEDMPEDRDSEATAGNDEKDWQAFHLRVERQTYGSVVIRTTPEKVRVFQHDEFLGYTPLELPRVRSGSVEFELREEGFSDVVLEGEVKSGALLELFSDMQTRQAVTFGREWKANGLGLRLVPLGDVMIASVETRRRDYLEYVKATNARRPGNIDNDGRGGTQPIVGIDREEARAFCAWLTERERNAGLIGPKDRYRLPTDEEWSRAVGLPLERGATPAERNGRIRGIYPWGFDWPPPPNSENLADTNAGRRTSIEGFIPGYEDRFPQLGAVGAFLPNERGISGLGGNASEWVDTDYEPGAKSVPKSKKLLGTVRGGNWQTFNPDELLSSVRIPIAIDTRRPTISFRIVLERSK